In the uncultured Methanobacterium sp. genome, one interval contains:
- a CDS encoding DUF1611 domain-containing protein, whose product MYFVTSVEDLQELNPYIIIGCGGGGEKFSNFSGIESVGFIDDNKKKQGQQFCNHIISSSLEEVVGKTDARSVAIMLPIGAEGSALKYAVQAIDLGLNVICSFRSLSLDCNQSLLAFAESKGVQIKEISSRLDVIKSIFGTAPETCTEILPKLDYKPEVPVIFVGGTSQECGKRTTTRILGKTAAEYGLNPGVISTDEMGLEQPADLNFRAGSLSVMDVASAVMGSIKYIEEEKSPDIIFVEGQSSLTERGNPHPRGLSAAILVGAQPDATIVCHRFNHPYRQPVGIAEEIRAIEAVEPTKVVGISLNLRNFTENQSKDILFSQCQEKYGLPAADIYQGGASILLDAIIEYTGIGDVEK is encoded by the coding sequence TTGTATTTTGTAACTTCTGTTGAGGACTTGCAAGAACTTAATCCCTACATAATCATCGGCTGCGGTGGTGGTGGGGAAAAATTCTCTAATTTCAGCGGAATAGAATCCGTTGGTTTCATAGATGACAATAAGAAAAAACAGGGTCAACAATTTTGTAATCATATTATTTCGTCCAGTTTAGAGGAAGTGGTGGGTAAAACCGATGCCCGTAGTGTAGCTATAATGTTACCAATAGGTGCGGAAGGATCTGCACTTAAATATGCGGTTCAGGCTATTGATTTAGGTTTGAATGTAATTTGTTCTTTTAGATCTCTTTCCCTAGATTGTAATCAATCGTTACTTGCTTTTGCTGAATCTAAAGGTGTTCAAATAAAAGAAATAAGTTCACGCCTTGATGTGATAAAATCAATATTTGGTACCGCACCAGAAACCTGTACCGAAATCCTCCCAAAACTTGATTATAAACCTGAGGTACCAGTGATTTTTGTGGGAGGTACATCTCAGGAATGTGGAAAAAGAACTACTACTCGTATTCTGGGAAAAACCGCAGCAGAATATGGATTAAATCCAGGAGTTATATCCACGGATGAAATGGGCCTGGAGCAACCAGCTGACCTGAATTTCCGTGCAGGTAGTTTATCGGTAATGGATGTTGCCTCTGCAGTAATGGGTAGCATAAAATATATTGAGGAAGAAAAGAGTCCGGACATTATATTTGTGGAAGGACAGTCCAGTCTCACTGAACGGGGAAACCCCCATCCCAGGGGTTTATCAGCAGCTATACTTGTAGGGGCACAACCTGATGCCACCATTGTCTGTCATCGGTTCAATCATCCTTACCGTCAACCTGTAGGAATTGCAGAAGAGATCAGGGCTATAGAAGCTGTGGAACCCACCAAAGTAGTGGGAATATCCCTTAATCTGAGGAATTTCACGGAAAATCAGTCCAAAGATATTTTATTTTCCCAGTGTCAGGAAAAATATGGTCTGCCTGCTGCCGATATTTATCAGGGTGGAGCGTCAATATTATTAGATGCGATAATTGAATATACAGGTATAGGGGACGTTGAAAAATGA
- the sepF gene encoding cell division protein SepF, translated as MKDIMDYLKKNLGLEEEEGKEDQETIIVPDHSFYEIVLMKVHNLDEFDYALAQVLEEKNPIIMDISILEKNSLDDFKLAGEKLKAFRDNNGGEAILLCKNGRNIIIVTPAEIKLIRK; from the coding sequence ATGAAGGACATCATGGATTATTTAAAGAAAAATCTTGGATTGGAAGAAGAGGAAGGGAAAGAGGATCAGGAAACCATCATAGTCCCTGACCACTCGTTCTATGAGATAGTTTTAATGAAAGTCCATAACCTCGATGAATTTGACTATGCTCTGGCCCAGGTTTTAGAGGAAAAAAATCCAATTATAATGGACATCAGTATTTTGGAAAAAAATTCTTTAGATGATTTTAAACTAGCCGGAGAGAAATTAAAAGCCTTCCGGGATAATAATGGGGGAGAAGCTATCTTACTATGTAAAAATGGTAGGAATATTATAATAGTTACTCCTGCAGAAATAAAACTGATCCGAAAGTAA
- a CDS encoding roadblock/LC7 domain-containing protein → MIERILKDLGRINGVSGSLVVGKDGLIIESEVPTDIDSELVAAMASAVFGTAERSAEEMKHDPLQQVMIEGDKGKTLMIDAGEGILVVIADVAINLGLIRIEMRRSAERVIEFLT, encoded by the coding sequence ATGATAGAAAGAATACTTAAAGATTTAGGACGAATAAATGGGGTAAGCGGATCTTTAGTGGTCGGAAAAGACGGTTTGATAATAGAAAGCGAAGTTCCAACCGACATAGATTCTGAACTTGTAGCTGCAATGGCTTCTGCTGTTTTTGGTACTGCAGAACGTTCCGCAGAGGAAATGAAACACGACCCACTTCAACAGGTTATGATCGAAGGTGATAAAGGTAAAACCCTGATGATCGATGCGGGTGAAGGTATACTGGTAGTGATTGCAGACGTAGCCATTAACCTGGGTCTCATCAGGATCGAAATGCGTCGCAGTGCTGAACGAGTGATTGAATTCCTAACGTAA